Part of the Lycium ferocissimum isolate CSIRO_LF1 chromosome 6, AGI_CSIRO_Lferr_CH_V1, whole genome shotgun sequence genome, CTACAAACAATTACATGTACAGCTAAtgccatatatacataaactatTATTAACAtaaagtattattattattatttaatattatttttgatgaggttattttaaatacattaaagaaaaaaaaactcattgAGAAGAATTGTAGTAATATACTTGAATTGTTTTATTTAGATGTTTTTTAATATAATGTTATAgtgttttgttttatttttttcgttATAAAATGTGACATCACTTACGAAAGATCTTGCGTACGCCACTGATTCTTTCCATTTGTCCTAACCTTTGTGGATAGAGTTACATGGTACCTATTGTTGGTGGGATGTGATAAGTATCCTATTAATTAGTCGAGCATTAGAACAAAATGGCCGGACACCGCGATTATCACAAAAAAAAGATGtggggttttggggggggggggggggttgttgaTGGAATATTTATGGGAGAGTCAATGGCTTTTGGAAGCTTAAAATGCTAGGTCCATACTAACAGTCTCTATCTATGTAGAACCATAGGCCACTTCTTGTCCTTAAGACACAGCAAAAGCATCTCCTTCAATTAGAAAAAGGTCTACTTCGTCATTAAAAGAAGTGTCACAGCTGATTACGATAATTCATTAACTTATTTAGTAGTATTAGAAAACTCTCACTCATAAACTAATTGCACATTGCTGAAATAATTCCTCATATTTGACATTGTAGATATCTACAGATCATAATAGTTTGTCCACGAAAAAAATGATCACACGCAGTATTTGCACCAAGTAAGTTAATTTAACTCTAAGATAAATCatgaacaaaataaaaacttaCTACATTTTTTAGGTATTTGCCCAAGCCTTAGGAATAGTAAGGATCATCTTTGTTAGGGAACATTTTACATTCAAAATGGTGCACGGATTTGAATTAGTTGAAATCTAAAGCTGATACCGGATATCGAGGTAgaaatcaattttttcttttctatataagCGTGACATGAAATTTCTTCGTCTTGTCTATTCTTTTTCCTAGAGATTGTGATTTGTATACTGTCTATTGGATGCCCTAGTAGCTGACTGTGCTGTTATGGCTGTGATTGAAAGCTACAAATGCCGAATTCTTTGATTCCAAATTGGGCCAGGGCCTATCACtttatcttttgattttatgtATCTGTGCTATTTATTCATTGAACTAAATTGAGGAAGTTACGTGCAATCTTAaaattgatattgctaattttTAGCATAAGATTGATTGTATCAATTATAGCCAAATAATATTTACCATATTAACATAACTCCTATTAAAGACCTAAAAAAAgatcttttacaatattaacATAACCctattaaaagagaaaaaaaaaagatatctaCCATAAATATAACTCCCTTTTTCCTCAACTAATTCCTCAAAAAATGCTAATAACAATTGACTAAaagacgtttttttttttttttcctaatcttttccgttcttattttcttttaataccAGCAATCTTTTTCCCATTGTATAGAGAACATTAGgccttatttatatttagtagctatacttTTCCCAAATTACATCTCATAGCTAAATCTTGTATGTCAATCACACAAGGTAACTCGTACAGTAAAATTATGTTGTATTTAGtattaaaaactattttctctcTATTCTCTCACAATCGCCTCCCATTTTTCTacattttctctctcctctatCGCCTCTCTCTCTCCGTTGTCTCACACCCCTCTCGCCTCTCTCTATCAGCCGTCTTCTTAGATGCTCCGACGAGGAGCAGTCACCACGAAGAGCAGCTTCGACCAATCGCCACCACAACATCCACCCTTGCTCTGTTCTCTCCTTCGTCTTCTTCGCTGCTCCGGCGAGGAGCTTCTGGCTCCGGTGAACTGGAGCAGTCACCACGAAAATAGAGTGTATCTCGGTATACGAGCGGGAAGTGTATCTCGATCCGAACCAAAACACCATTTAAAAAAGAGTGTATCTCCAAAATACACTTATAAGTACACTCTCCTCCACTGCCGCCGTCGTCTCCAGATCCGGTCGTTTTCCGGCGTGCCGGCTCAGATCtgagctttttatttttttgtatttcaaatcggagtgtattttattttcttgtatctGAGATGGAGGTGTacatttgagtgtattcgttaattttttAGCGTACAATCCAGTGTTTggggtgtattttatttcttgtattcagtatttgagtgtattcgttaaaTTTTTAGCCAAAATTTAGTGTTTGGGGGTGtgttttatttcttgtatttagtattttgagtgtattcgttaattttttagtgtaaaatacAATGTTTCTTTGTGTATTTTTTGCttgtattttgaaggatatttttttgtatacaaccaattttaaatataataaagtgaatacagtgtaaaagtagctataaatgaatacagttgagttgaatatatttgacttgaatacaacttagttgaatacatctGACTTGAATAAATCGAAATCTGACTTGAATACAGCGAAATCTGGCTCAGccgaattttgaatacaatctaCTGCAGTTACGAAATGTAATTAACAAAAGTATAGTTCTGCCTAaaaccaccccccccccccccccccccccccactcaaaatgtagtcatttatggaagttgcccTTTCTTTTACCCTTCTTTTTTCTAGcatcttattttttgttttaataattgcaatttttttaaaaattcgaatttggatattatatatattattttaacatATTACAAATTTGATTAGTAGTTTGTATTTTCTATTCCAAAGATATATACGATAAACTATATATTAGTTGTATATATCAAATATGTTGTACATATTTGAATAGTATGTTTAATAGATTTTGTTTAGTTACTTGTATTATATTGAATATATGCTATCcatatatttgatataataaaatataaacagtatatatgatatataattAGTggaatatttatattatataaacgCCATCGTTATTTAATATAGATGACATAtattaaatgtatattttacaTAAAATAGTAAATAGTAGGTATGTTGGGGAAGTGTGGAAGATAGCGTTAGACATGAAAGGCGATGTGATAGAGACACAATTGAGAGGATGGTGATTGGTGAGAGAAGTGATGGAGGTaaggaaaattgaatttttgaaaaGGGCTAAACATATGAGCAGTTTGGCAATAGCAAGTGTCAGTGAAGATGGCTCATCATACCAAGATTTGGACCGTTTGATTGAGGATATTAGGCTGAtgaggatataacatcctcacATGCCTAAATAATTTGTTGGGCTCTTCATGATGCTTGGCTAATGTTCTTCATTTGGTCAATAAACGGTGtaaaattgataatttattttaatacaGTAGACAAGtgaaagtgaacggagggagtgcATCTTATTCCACGAATCATttgatatacatgtatttaGTTAAGTCAtcactaggggtgtacatggttCGGGTtagttcggattttttaaagaccaaaccaaaccaattgcatcgggtttttaaatctttaaaccaaaccaaaccaacaaaagtcgggttttCTCGATTTTTTCGGGTTGCTCGGGGTTTTCGGGTTTTTTCcggtaaagtcttcatacaaaacatataacttgtagtttaaatatttctttagtcctattaagatacgactatctaattaagatatttattaagaaaataacacaaaatatgatgagagattgtactaaaatattcaatgaaaaaaattaatgaaattgcgtaaaataaaatgatcataatgtAAAAGTACtcagtcatgctaaaataagtacggctaattagtattaattacttgactagatattaaataaaaaaataaaattaagttatggattttcactttctaaactaatataaatctaaagaatagatatcgaaattattgtcattccagtgatagatatgaatttcttttgttagcattagtattgatttgatttttgttgagttttatttgagttactaatatcattgggctataaaacttattgggTCATTCAAAGTTCTTattccaagcttgaaataatatgttaaaagataaaaaactatgaaaaagttaaagaaacatttataaattaatatttttatgtataaaatatgtttgaaatcttataaatgtaatgtcgggttggtttgattcggtttgattttttttagttaaaatcaaatcaaaccaataatgttcgtattttttttttaaaaccaaatcaagtcaaaccaaatcactagtcaaattttttttttcgatttgatTCGAATTATCGATTTGATGCGGTTTATCGATTTGCTTTATACACCCCTAGTCATCACCTAGTACTTGTGAGCTGTGACCTATGTATTTTGTATCTTATAAATAGCGGAGTCTTCGTCAAATAAAGACACGCccgaagaaaaaacaaaaactctctctctttacatttttaatctatattttatttcatattaCGTTTATtttacaataacaacaaaaaaaggattttaataaaACTATTGTCTGGCATGGGACCATTTTAATTCTCCGTACTCAATAATCTCAACACGCATTTTCAAGATATATTCGTATCTCTTTCCGTAGGTAAATTTGGTTCTTTCATTTGTTTACGTGGTTCCACCGTAGCAATTGTCAGAAACAAGATGATTAGCCGTTTCAAATAAGAACATATTTGAGATGAATGATGACGGTGAAAAATATTATAGACCAATAGGTAATTAAGATAAATTAAATACTTTTAGactaaatttatatattttcacAGATATAAATGCTTAGgcacaaacttaatttcttatGACGTTCTTATGGCCTGTGTCCGGGGGGAATTGAACCAACGATCTTTCCACTAAATTAGATATTTTATCTACATATTTCATAGAATTGATCTAGTTATTATTTGTTGGCATCTTGTTACAAAAAGACAGAATGGTTCACTTGCTGAATGCTGAGCTATCACCTAAAAAATCACGAATCAATTCCTGCTTATTACTTTTTCTTAACCTTTGTTTTACTAGTGTACCCATGCTTTAAAAATTCCAAATCCATGAAAAGTTAGGACCATAGATATCCTTGAAATAATATCAAAGTGGCAGACCTAAAACCCATGTCATAGTGCAGTAAGTTAGGTCGTCCCAGATGCAGTtgcaaaataaaacaaaagttggCCTGCGTAATATGGAGTATAGACTACTAGCACGTTTCTTCTTGTTTCCTTCCAATTCTGGTATAAGATGTAAGGAAAACACACCAATACTCCACAAGATTAGTCATTGTGAAAGAAGCTAAAGTCTTGTTTGTGATGGATCCATTATTGCCTTTCGTACCTCATGTTGCCATCTTCCCTTTCCCTGCACAAGGCCATGTGAATTCCATGCTTAAACTTGCCCAACTTCTCTCTCTTTCAAACTTCCACATCTCCTTTCTTGTCACCATTGACACTCATGACCGCCTTCTCAACCACACAGATGTGATGTCCCGGTTCAGTAGCGAGTTTCATTTGCAGGCACTTCCTCATGGAATTTCTATGGATGGAATCAATACTCGTGATGGAGTATCGAAGCTCTACGATTCTTTAAACACAATTGCCAAACCGTTTCTTAGAGAGTTCTTAGTGAATTCTCCTGTGACGTGTGTTATTGCCGATGGAATCTTAAGCATGGCGGCTGATGTAGCTGAGGAAATCAACTTGCCTATCATCTATTTCCGTACCATCAGTGCCTGTGCTTTCTGGTCATATTTTTGTATCCCTGCGCTAATTCAAGCTGGAGAGCTGCCCCTTAAAGGTAAATGGAAACGGGAGAGAGAGATTATTTATTGAATTTCAACTTTTGTAACATGATTATAAGTGTCTTGACAGTGAGTGGAAAAATAAGCTCTTGTTTAAAGGTTTCTTTATAATAGTATCAGTCAAATTTATTCCAATTCTTGGATTATGCAATGTTGatttgttatattatattttcatgCTCTAGATCCCGAGGAAGGAGGGAGGGGGGACTAGAGTCCCACATCAGTATGTTACAAGATTATTCTCCCTCTTTATATGGCAATTCTCATTTCATTAACTAACTTTTGTGGTTCAATTATACTTAAAGTCTATCTTTTTACATAGTAGAGCCAGATCCATCCAATTCTTAGTTTATTTGATATTAAACTCTCATAATATTGTCTACACTATCCGATCTTGGGTGTGGAGGTGTTAGAGACCCACCTTGACATGGATGAAATTATTTGCCtccttaaatatatatttatgtggCCTTATCATGAAATTCTCATCTCATGACCCAAGGTCTTTTTTCTTTAGagttcatatttttttctttaataaaaatTGTCTTTTGTCTCTAAACTAACGTGGTTGGTTATACATGAATTACAGAAAATGCAATGGACTTGACAGTGACTAAGGTAAAAGGCATGGAAGACTTTCTGAGAGGTAGAGACCTTCCAAGCTTTTGCCGAGCGAGTGACTTAACTAGCCCGGATTTCAGGCTAGTAATGACCGAGACGCAACAAACTACTCGAGCTCGGGGACTCATACTTAACACATTTGAAGACCTTGAGGGCCCCATACTTTCTCAAATTCGAACTGTGTGTCCAAATATTTACACAATTGGCGCAATTCATGCCCTTCTAAAGGCTAGACTCACAACAAAATCTACCTCTTCAAACAGTTTGTGGCAAGAAGATGAGAGTTGCATGAGTTGGCTCGACATGCATCCACCAAAATCTGTGATATATGTCAGTTTTGGAAGCATCGCAGGGGTGACACAAGAGGATTTGTTCGAGTTTTGGTATGGGTTAGTAAATAGTGAACAAAAGTTCTTATGGGTGATGAGGCCAGACTTGATAATTGGACAAGAAGAAAAATGTCAGATTCCGGTCGAGCTGGAGCAGGGTACAAAGGAACGGGGCTACATGACTGATTGGGTCCCACAAGAAAAGGTGTTGGCACATACGGCGATTGGGGGTTTCTTGACTCACTCTGGATGGAATTCTACATTGGAAAGTATAGTTGAAGGAGTGCCTATGATTTGCTGGCCAAGATTTGCTGATCAGCAAGTGAATAGTAGATTCGTTAGCGAGGTTTGGAAGATGGGATTGGACATAAAAGATACATGTGACAGAGACATCATTGGGAAATCGATTAGAGATCTGATGGAGAAGAGAATAGGTGAATTCTTACAAAGAGCAGAGCACATGGCAAGTTTGGGAAAAAGAGCTGTCAATGAAGGTGGATCGTCGTACGTTAATCTGGACCGTCTTATACAGGACATAAGATTGATGATTCCGCCAATGAGACAGAGCTgaaacttgatttttttaagcGTTTGTTAGCTGGGATTAAATTGTTGCCTAAAAATTGCAGATATATTCCTGAATAATTACTCGAGCAACAAATGTAGCTTCATTTTTCGAACTGCAGTCATTTATAAGTAGCTCTGTAGCAATAATAAACCAAgctttaagaaaaataaagataaaaacaagaagaaaacaaTAATAAGTATGCATTAACCTAGGAAGAGCACAAActtcaaacaaaaaatcaaCGCCATAACCTTGTTTCTGATATCCTCACCTTCCTACTTTATTATTACCAAATTATCTTATTAGATGGGACTTTAATagattacattaaaaaaaaaaaagttatattaaGTTAACTCCTGGTATTAAGAAATAGAATGCCAATTTGGGATGAGAAGAAAATCAAGATCTGCAAAAAAGAGCGACTTAGAACAGAATAGTTTATTTAGGACTCTCTGTGTTATAATTTATGTGTATTAGGAGTTACattctcttttaatttgttTCAAATGTAAGTTCGCTTTTTTATCCGTAATAACTTTTTTATTCGAACACattacatgacattgatatattcacaagattcaaaagacattttggtacattacacatctttaatttaagatcataatATTCAAAAGTCTCTCTTATTAGTCATATTTTATAAACTCAGTGCCCAAACTAAGACTTAGAAGCGTAGAAAAAAGCAACAACGTAATGTAACACTCAATACATAGActgacaaaaaaaatgaaatgagtgCACATGAACAGAAGATAAACATAAAGATGTAATTAGTAAGGCTCCTCCAAGATTTATAAGAAGAGCCACCTGGCTTTAGATATGAATTTGCTTTCTCCTTCAGCTGTAACATTCTTTCTTTAATTTGGTTCCCTTCCTCCTCCTCTATCAGCTTTCTAATTGCATTCTTAATATTTGTCCTCTCCAAGCCGTCCTCTAACTGAACCCCTACTTTCCAGACATGGCTAACATACCTTGTGTCACCATTTGATAACCGAAACATGGCATACAAATCATTGGTacaggggcggagctacagCCTTGGAAGGGTGTTCATCTGAACACCCTCCGCCTGAAAATTCTATCGGGTATATAGGTCAAATATCCTTTCTTTCGGATAACAACTATGATGAAGTCGATCCCATTTGGTGGTAATTGGCATGTGCCAATTTGGTTGGCTACAAATTGAATTTGGGAAGCAAGGAAAAATTTGTGGAAGAcaaattttcattcttttcttttttctctttttgtgcTTGGAGGCCAAGTATTTTTCTCCTATGGCTCTCTCACTTCTTTAAACACACCaaacaaagagagaaagaagagtgaGGCATTCACAGATAGAAAAATAGTCTATGAGGAAAAATAGAGAGTGCGAGCGATATTGTAGTAAGGTGCGAAAATCttaaaagagggttatttcttttgagtgtGTAATGGTATTTGGAGTATTTTACTCAGACCTACAAAGTGTAAAAATCCTTGCTATAGTGATATCAGTTGCTTCTCTTGACCTGTGGTTTTTTCCTTttgggtttccacgtaaaaaatTTGGTGTCATTATCGctcttttttattcttgttgattaGCCGTATCACGGTACTATATTATTATTCCGCTGTAAAAACCGTGTATATTATTTCTATAGCGGGTTTATTcccaacaactggtatcagagcacaTGTTCTCCTTACTTACAGAATTATTTTTGCGGTCAGTTGTACTATACTCGGTGAAAAAAAATGTCCAGAGTAAAGTATGAGGTAGCAAAATTCAACGGTGATAGTGGTTTCTCAACATAACAGAGAAGGATGGGGGATCTGCTCATCCAACAGGGGTTGCACAAGGCACTAGTTGGAAAATCCAAAAAGCCCGAATCCGTGAAACTTGAGGATTgggaagaaatggatgaaaaggcAGCTAGTGCAATCAGGTTGCACTTAACAAAGCATGTGGTCAATACCATCATCGATGAAGAAAGTGCATGTGGTATCTGGACAAGGTTGGAAAACCTGTACATGTCCAAGACGTTGACAAACAAATTGTACCTAAAGAAGCAATTATACGCCCTGCATATGGGTGAAGGTACAAATTTTTTATCACATTTAAATTGCTTAATGGATTAATCACGCAGCTGGCCAACCTCGGAGTAAAGATCGAGGAGGAAGATAAAGCTATCGTGCTCCTGAACTCGTTGCCATCATCTTATGATAATCTGGCAACAACCATCTTGCATGGTAAGGATTCAATTGAGCTGAAGGATGTCACATCAGCTCTTCTACTCAATGAGAAGATGAGAAAGACACCTGAAAATCATGGTCAAGCTCTCATCACAGAAAGTAGAGGCAGGAGTTACCAAAGGAGTACGAGCAACTATGGTAGATCTGGAGCTCGTGGGAAGTCTAAGATCCGATCCAAGTCAAAAGCCAGAAATTGCTACAATTGCGATCAACCAGGTCACTACAAAAGAGATTGTCCAAATCTAAAAAGGGGCAAAGGCGAAAGCAGTGGCCAGAAGAATGACGGCAACACAACTGCCATGGTGAAAAATAATGACAATGTTGTTCTCTTCATAAATGAGGAAGAGGAATGCATGCACTTGGCAGGTTCAGAGTCGGAATGGGTGGTTGATACAGCAGCATCTTATCATGCCACACCGATAAAAGATCTTTTTTGCAGATATATAGCAGGTGAATTTGGCACGGTGAAAATGGGTAACACAAGTTACTCAAAGATTGCGGGGATCGGAGACATTTGTATCAAGACAAATGTCGTATGCACATTAGTTCTGAAGGACGCGCGCCATGTACCTGATTTGAGGTTGAACTTGATCTCGGAAATTGCTTTGGACTGAGATGGATATGAGAACTATTTTGCAAATCAAAAATGGAGACTCACCAAGGGATCATTGGTGATTTCAAAAGGAGTTGCTCGTGGCACGTTGTACAGGACAAATGTAGAAATATGCCGATGTGAATTGAACGCGGCTCAAGATGAGATTTCTGCAGATTTATGGCATAGATGAATGGGTCATATGAGGGAGAAAGGACTGCATATTCTTGCCAAGAAATCACTCATCTCTTTTGCTAAAGGTACAACGATAAAACCTTGTGACTACTATTTATTTGGTAAGCAGCATAGAGTCTCATTTCAGACATCGTCTGAAAGAAAATGAAtatacttgatttggtatatTTTGATGTTTGTGGTCCAATAGAGATAGAATCGATAGGTGGTAACAAATATTTTGTTACTGTTATTGATGATGCTTCACGAACATTGTGGGTTTATATCTTGAAAACCAAAGATCAGGTGCTTCAAGTTTTCCAGAAGTTTCATGCTTTGGTGGAGAGGCAGACGGGTCGAAAGCTAAAGCGTCTCCGCAGTGACAATGGAGGTGAGTACACTTTAAGGGAATTTGAAGGGTACTGTTCAAGCCATGGGATCAGACATGAAAAGACAGTTCCTGGAACCCCACAACACAATGGTGTAGCTGAGAGGATGAATCGCACCATTGTTGAGAAGGTGAGAAGCATGCTCAGAATGGCTAAACTGCCTAAGTCATTCTAGGGTGAAGCAGTGCAGATAGCCTGTTAACCGATTAATAGGAGTCCATCCGTTCCATTGGAGTTTGACATCACAGAGAGAGTTTGGACCAACAAGGAGGTGTCCTACTCGCATCTGAAGGTGTTCGGTTAAGAGCTTTTGCATATGTACCGAAGGAGCAGAGAACAAAGCTGGATGCTAAATCTGTTCCTTGCATATTTATCGGATATGGAGATAAAGAGTTCGGGTACAGACTGTGGGATCTTGTAAAGTAAAAGGTCATCAGAAGCAGAGACGCTGTCTTCCGAGAAAGTGAAGTTTGAACTGCTGATGATCTGTCAGAGAAGGCCAAGAATGGTATAGTCCCTAACCT contains:
- the LOC132059903 gene encoding 7-deoxyloganetic acid glucosyltransferase-like; the encoded protein is MDPLLPFVPHVAIFPFPAQGHVNSMLKLAQLLSLSNFHISFLVTIDTHDRLLNHTDVMSRFSSEFHLQALPHGISMDGINTRDGVSKLYDSLNTIAKPFLREFLVNSPVTCVIADGILSMAADVAEEINLPIIYFRTISACAFWSYFCIPALIQAGELPLKENAMDLTVTKVKGMEDFLRGRDLPSFCRASDLTSPDFRLVMTETQQTTRARGLILNTFEDLEGPILSQIRTVCPNIYTIGAIHALLKARLTTKSTSSNSLWQEDESCMSWLDMHPPKSVIYVSFGSIAGVTQEDLFEFWYGLVNSEQKFLWVMRPDLIIGQEEKCQIPVELEQGTKERGYMTDWVPQEKVLAHTAIGGFLTHSGWNSTLESIVEGVPMICWPRFADQQVNSRFVSEVWKMGLDIKDTCDRDIIGKSIRDLMEKRIGEFLQRAEHMASLGKRAVNEGGSSYVNLDRLIQDIRLMIPPMRQS